TTTTAAGTATAGAAAAATTAACTATGGGTCTTATACATGAAGGGAAATTGGAAGTGGCTGTATAGCTTTCCTAGTGCCAATTGATATGTTATCTGCTGCAATATTTATAAAAGCTGTATAAGAATATATGACTTTCTCAGACCTCATTGTGCCGCTTTCAAGGGGATCTTATGTATAAGGAACGTGTCATAAACATGCTCATGTGGTCATGTTTACCTTTTCCATCTTTTTAAAAGGGCACCTGATTATTTGGTCGAGCCTTGTAACTATATAAATCCGTGATACATATGTTATATACATTGATATGGTGACTTAATATTGCAAAGTCTATTTCTACATAAATTCCACCAAAACTATGATTAAGGATCCAAGATGGCCTGCTAGAAAACAAGGGCTGACTTGCTATGTTATCCCTGCATATCTTGTGAAATGCCATTGCAATATTGACTTGTATAGTCATAACGCCTGGTTAACATTGTTGTCAAAATTATGATCTTGATCATAAGATCAACTGATCTTATGCACCCCGCAGTCTTCTCCTCCGATCAAGATCATAGGTAAGATGGCAGCTCGGTAGGATCAAAGATCCGGTCTGATTCCACTTCTGATTCAAGTCATGGATCTTGAAACCTGTTCTCTCACCTGGTTTTTGGTCACTGTTTTATCCTATTCCAGATCGAAGAGATCACCCCCTCTTTCACTGAAAACCATTACCTGAAATCGTCGAAGGATTAGAACTCGAAGCTGCTGTTATGTTGCTCCTTGTTCGAACTTCAAACTTCCAGCTGCTGTTCTGTTGTTTCTTGTTCGAATCCTCTGTCTTCTTTGCCCTCCTGTCTTCTTCACCCATCATTGATTGAAGGATTTGAAGCTACTGCATTTTTGTTGTGTGCTCAGTGCTAGACCTGCTAGTTCTGTTTCAGTATCTTGTGTTGTGGTTCTATCTTTGTTGGTTATATTTTAAGTGAAGAGACTATGGCTTCTAGTGGTCGTATGCGATCATATGCTTATGAATTTTCAGTTCAAGTTTACTTTAATGATGTGTTTCAGAGGTTATTTTCCTTATCTCTGATTTttctatgtatatatatatgtgtgtgtgtgttgttttTTAAAGTACAATTTTGCATTTCTTGTAGGGTCTTCCAAACAGGTGATCATAGAGGTTTCCTGTGATACAGCCCGAGTTTCATTATTaaaaatggaattttttttctaggTGCTCACATAATGTCATGaaccattgtttttttttattaatagcTTCAGTATCTATTTGTGATGCATACTTTGAAAAGCTGGCTTGCTTATAATTTTTGTTTCACACAACTAATTATGGTAGTGCGTCTCAGTTTTTTTCCTCCATTGTTTCAGGTACAAGATTCAGGACTTTCTTCGAGCTCAGGTAGCATGCTATAGAACCCAGTGTTCATGGTTGAATTATTTATCTTTTAGCTAGGTGAGGAAGCAACATATCAAAAGTTGGGACGACTGGAAAATGATGGATTGCAACAAAGGTGAGGCAGTTAGAGCCAAAGAAATAGCTGAGAGGAAATTTTCAGAAAGGGAATATATTGGTGCAAAGAAGTTTGCTCTCAAGGCTCAAAATCTGTATCCTGATTTGGAGGATCTTTCCCAGTTTTTGACCACTCTTGATATTCATATCTCTGCTGAGAACAAAGTAAGTGGAGAAATGGATTGGTATGGTATACTTGGAGTAAGTCCCTTTGCTGATGAGGAGACTGTTAGAAAGCAGTACAGGAAGCTGGCTCTCACCCTTCACCCTGACAAAAACAAGTGTTTAGGTGCAGAGGGTGCATTTAAGCTTGTTTCAGAGGCATGGAGTTTGCTATCAGACAAGACCAAGAGACTAGAATATAACCAGAAAAGGAGTTCGAAAGGTTTCCAACATAGTACTCCCAGCCACCGGTCTCAATCAGATGTGCCCTCTTCAAATGGTTTTTATAAGAAGAATGTAACTTCAAATGTGAGGGCTGGAAACAGTAATGCTCGGGCATCTTCAATTCCTCCTCCACATAAAAAAGCTGAAACCTTTTGGACCATCTGTAATCGGTGCAAGACTCATTATGAATATCTCAGGGTTTATTTGAATCATACCCTTTTATGTCCCAACTGTAATGAAGCTTTTGTGGCCGTAGAGAGGGGCCCACCTCCCAATGTTTTTAAGCCATCAAATTGGTCTTCCCATCAAAAGCATCAGAGTTCTCAACATCAAGCATCAGATGTCTTTCAGTGGGGTTCTCACTCCAGAATGTCTAGTTTTGGTAGCAAAGATGGATCATCATCTGCTGCTGCTCAAGCTGCAAGTGTTGTGCTGCAGGCAAGTGAGAAAGTGAGGAGGGAGGGAGCAGTATCCATTGCTGAATGGGAGAGGAGTCAAATGTCTAAAAGGACTAATGGTGTGAAAAGAAGGAAGACTGATGATATTCGCATTAATGGTTATCAAGGGTATATGGCTAACCATACAACTGTGCGACATGGAGCGACAGGTATGGGCAGTTTTTCTGAATCAGGAAAAGCTACCTCTGAAGCAGAAAGGAGTTATGGTTTTTCAGGTCATACTGGCAAGCATTACAGCACGAGAGAGTTGTCAATGTTTGAATTACGGAACATGTTGATGAATAAGTCACGGATGGAAATTCGCAAGAAACTTCAAGAATGGAGATCAATGGCTGAAGCTAAGATTACCAACAAGGACAGAGAGAACAAGAGACAGAAAAGCGCATTTAATGGTAAAACAACTGGTTCAGAGAAGAATAATGGTAACCGTCATTTGGACGTTGGTTCTTTCCCTGTTACATCTAATGATACAGTTAAGAATGTCCCCCCAACATATGTTACAATCAACGTTCCGGACCCCGATTTTCACAATTTTGATTTGGATAGAACTGAAATTGCCTTTGCAGAGGACCAGGTCTGGGCTgcttatgatgatgatgatggaatGCCTCGATATTATGCTCGAGTTCACAAGGTGATCTCTGTAAAGCCATTTAGAATGCGGATCAGTTGGCTTAACTCCCGAAGCAACAGTGAATTGGGCCCCATAGATTGGGTTGGTTCTGGTTTTTATAAAACTTGTGGGGATTTCAGGACTGGCAAGCATGAAGTATCTGAATCGCTAAATTCATTTTCCCACAAGGTTAGGTGGACAAAAGGCACCAGAGGAGTTGTTCGTATCTTCCCCGGAAAGGGG
This is a stretch of genomic DNA from Lotus japonicus ecotype B-129 chromosome 1, LjGifu_v1.2. It encodes these proteins:
- the LOC130742799 gene encoding uncharacterized protein LOC130742799; amino-acid sequence: MMDCNKGEAVRAKEIAERKFSEREYIGAKKFALKAQNLYPDLEDLSQFLTTLDIHISAENKVSGEMDWYGILGVSPFADEETVRKQYRKLALTLHPDKNKCLGAEGAFKLVSEAWSLLSDKTKRLEYNQKRSSKGFQHSTPSHRSQSDVPSSNGFYKKNVTSNVRAGNSNARASSIPPPHKKAETFWTICNRCKTHYEYLRVYLNHTLLCPNCNEAFVAVERGPPPNVFKPSNWSSHQKHQSSQHQASDVFQWGSHSRMSSFGSKDGSSSAAAQAASVVLQASEKVRREGAVSIAEWERSQMSKRTNGVKRRKTDDIRINGYQGYMANHTTVRHGATGMGSFSESGKATSEAERSYGFSGHTGKHYSTRELSMFELRNMLMNKSRMEIRKKLQEWRSMAEAKITNKDRENKRQKSAFNGKTTGSEKNNGNRHLDVGSFPVTSNDTVKNVPPTYVTINVPDPDFHNFDLDRTEIAFAEDQVWAAYDDDDGMPRYYARVHKVISVKPFRMRISWLNSRSNSELGPIDWVGSGFYKTCGDFRTGKHEVSESLNSFSHKVRWTKGTRGVVRIFPGKGEVWALYRNWSPDWNERTPDEVIHKYDMVEVLEDFDEEQGILVTPLIKVAGFRTVFQRHMDHDQHRRIPKGEMFRFSHQVPNCLLTGHEAHNAPKGCRELDPAATPLELLQIVTGANEDA